One genomic window of Solanum dulcamara chromosome 10, daSolDulc1.2, whole genome shotgun sequence includes the following:
- the LOC129871330 gene encoding serine/threonine-protein kinase Aurora-3-like isoform X1: protein MASKSLKPPKQPPKNPKKQWSLNDFEIGKPLGKGKFGRVYLAREVKSGFIVALKVIFKEQIEKYRLHHQLRREMEIQTSLRHPNVLRLYGWFHDEERIYLILEYAHGGELYRELRKTGRLPEKQAAIYIASLTQALAYCHEKHVIHRDIKPENLLLDHEGRLKIADFGWSVQSRSKRHTMCGTLDYLAPEMVENKAHDYAVDNWTLGILCYEFLYGVPPFEAERQTDTFRRPQLPFNT, encoded by the exons ATGGCTTCCAAATCTCTAAAACCTCCTAAACAACCACCAAAAAACCCTAAAAAACAATGGTCCCTCAATGATTTCGAGATCGGAAAACCCCTCGGAAAAGGCAAATTCGGCCGTGTATATCTCGCCCGTGAAGTTAAG AGTGGATTTATAGTGGCGTTGAAGGTGATATTCAAGGAGCAAATAGAGAAATACAGGTTGCATCATCAACTTAGGAGGGAAATGGAGATTCAAACGAGTCTTCGCCATCCCAATGTACTGAGGCTATATGGTTGGTTTCATGATGAGGAGCGGATTTACTTGATTTTGGAGTATGCTCATGGTGGTGAGCTGTATAGGGAGCTGAGGAAGACTGGTCGCCTTCCTGAGAAACAAGCTGCCATA TATATTGCAAGTCTCACACAAGCTTTGGCGTACTGTCATGAGAAGCATGTCATTCACAGGGACATAAAGCCAGAAAACCTGTTACTTGATCATGAG GGTCGCTTGAAGATTGCAGACTTTGGGTGGTCTGTACAATCTAGAAGCAAGAGACATACAATGTGCGGAACTCTGGACTACTTAGCACCAGAAATGGTGGAGAACAAAGCTCATGATTATGCAGTTGACAATTGGACCCTGGGGATCCTTTGCTATGAGTTTTTATATGGTGTGCCTCCATTTGAGGCTGAGAGACAGACCGACACATTCAGAAG ACCTCAGCTTCCCTTCAACACCTGA
- the LOC129871330 gene encoding serine/threonine-protein kinase Aurora-3-like isoform X2 produces MASKSLKPPKQPPKNPKKQWSLNDFEIGKPLGKGKFGRVYLAREVKSGFIVALKVIFKEQIEKYRLHHQLRREMEIQTSLRHPNVLRLYGWFHDEERIYLILEYAHGGELYRELRKTGRLPEKQAAIYIASLTQALAYCHEKHVIHRDIKPENLLLDHEGRLKIADFGWSVQSRSKRHTMCGTLDYLAPEMVENKAHDYAVDNWTLGILCYEFLYGVPPFEAERQTDTFRRIMKVDLSFPSTPDVSAEAKNLISQLLVKDSSKRLSLQKIMEHPWIIKNVI; encoded by the exons ATGGCTTCCAAATCTCTAAAACCTCCTAAACAACCACCAAAAAACCCTAAAAAACAATGGTCCCTCAATGATTTCGAGATCGGAAAACCCCTCGGAAAAGGCAAATTCGGCCGTGTATATCTCGCCCGTGAAGTTAAG AGTGGATTTATAGTGGCGTTGAAGGTGATATTCAAGGAGCAAATAGAGAAATACAGGTTGCATCATCAACTTAGGAGGGAAATGGAGATTCAAACGAGTCTTCGCCATCCCAATGTACTGAGGCTATATGGTTGGTTTCATGATGAGGAGCGGATTTACTTGATTTTGGAGTATGCTCATGGTGGTGAGCTGTATAGGGAGCTGAGGAAGACTGGTCGCCTTCCTGAGAAACAAGCTGCCATA TATATTGCAAGTCTCACACAAGCTTTGGCGTACTGTCATGAGAAGCATGTCATTCACAGGGACATAAAGCCAGAAAACCTGTTACTTGATCATGAG GGTCGCTTGAAGATTGCAGACTTTGGGTGGTCTGTACAATCTAGAAGCAAGAGACATACAATGTGCGGAACTCTGGACTACTTAGCACCAGAAATGGTGGAGAACAAAGCTCATGATTATGCAGTTGACAATTGGACCCTGGGGATCCTTTGCTATGAGTTTTTATATGGTGTGCCTCCATTTGAGGCTGAGAGACAGACCGACACATTCAGAA GAATTATGAAGGTAGACCTCAGCTTCCCTTCAACACCTGATGTATCTGCTGAAGCTAAGAATCTCATTAGCCAG CTTCTTGTGAAGGATTCTTCGAAAAGGCTCTCTCTTCAAAAGATCATGGAGCACCCTTGGATAATTAAGAATGTCATATGA